One Pseudomonas sp. MH9.2 DNA segment encodes these proteins:
- a CDS encoding DUF3396 domain-containing protein — protein MSEIVSDDVSPLGRLRYQAASLAINSAEGDPVVRLGLITTLYFRHGHTLETKQRIEECFVWFRQQFKARLKWQFYKHLRKMTPSSFAGCRRKILDSSPDEQFIWSIGSGTLQETAEYRLFVMNTPRSQADIDRSCLKMVLPLSMLLEPEGAQRYECWLKYLCDQVQAEHGYGGLACVFPNDGHHYFPLEYQLAQKYTGLMVDPLPHIDSLRLLDHIKGVNWYTIIGNRFVARLGGSDALRRQLSRCSAVVFHAYNDGLIIRAGVLPDLGRQGEASPAAYVDVNAALKSIRVQDTGCLHPYPVHGGFSEASTARWYARFDEQPKPALNVGDPCTHTGYWFSNATARSRRLFTEGDVMPAFPHLKAGRVQWFWVEGAK, from the coding sequence ATGTCAGAAATTGTCTCTGATGACGTAAGCCCTTTGGGTCGGCTCAGGTATCAGGCTGCGAGTCTGGCGATCAACTCTGCTGAAGGCGATCCAGTCGTTCGCCTAGGGCTGATTACCACGCTCTACTTCAGGCACGGCCACACACTGGAAACCAAACAGCGGATAGAAGAATGTTTCGTCTGGTTTCGCCAGCAGTTCAAAGCCAGGCTCAAATGGCAGTTCTACAAGCACCTGCGAAAAATGACGCCCAGCAGCTTTGCCGGTTGTCGACGCAAGATTCTCGACAGTTCGCCGGACGAGCAATTTATCTGGTCGATTGGCAGTGGCACGTTGCAAGAAACTGCCGAGTATCGGCTGTTTGTCATGAACACGCCCCGAAGCCAGGCCGACATTGATCGCTCCTGTCTGAAAATGGTCTTGCCGTTGTCCATGCTGCTTGAGCCCGAAGGCGCTCAACGCTATGAGTGCTGGCTTAAATACCTGTGTGATCAGGTCCAGGCAGAGCATGGCTATGGTGGTCTGGCGTGCGTGTTTCCTAATGACGGTCATCACTACTTCCCGTTGGAATACCAACTGGCGCAGAAATATACCGGCCTGATGGTCGATCCCTTGCCGCATATAGACAGCTTGCGCTTGCTCGATCACATCAAAGGGGTGAATTGGTACACGATTATTGGTAACCGCTTTGTCGCGCGGTTGGGCGGCAGCGATGCATTGCGCCGACAGCTCAGCCGTTGCAGTGCCGTCGTTTTTCATGCCTATAACGATGGCTTGATCATCCGCGCCGGCGTCTTGCCGGACCTGGGCAGGCAGGGTGAGGCGTCGCCAGCGGCTTACGTTGATGTGAACGCTGCGCTCAAATCGATACGCGTACAGGACACCGGTTGTCTGCACCCCTATCCCGTGCATGGAGGCTTTAGCGAAGCGTCCACCGCGCGGTGGTATGCGCGCTTCGACGAACAGCCCAAGCCTGCGCTTAACGTGGGTGACCCCTGCACGCACACCGGTTACTGGTTCAGCAACGCCACGGCGCGCTCGCGGCGACTGTTTACCGAAGGTGACGTCATGCCGGCTTTCCCGCACTTGAAGGCTGGGCGGGTTCAATGGTTTTGGGTGGAAGGGGCCAAGTGA